The proteins below are encoded in one region of Halococcus saccharolyticus DSM 5350:
- a CDS encoding site-2 protease family protein: protein MDDSEPRAEGPPPEAFAGLFRVAEVTVDDGQLRYYGEPLVSGERLERRLWPVFRDRGYEVRLTNEPRRDPLTGVETGGRRYVLVATPRSTGIDGIPWTNLLFAALTVLSTLVAGSRWYGADLSDPTNLLAGWPFALAVLSVLGVHELGHYALSRYHGVDASLPYFIPLPNVIGTMGAVIRMRGRMPDRKSLFDIGVAGPLAGLVATCVVTVVGLYLDPVPEPAIPITFNYPPLVQILADLTGQPLTYSGGEVVNPVVFAGWVGMFVTFLNLIPVGQLDGGHLVRAMVGKRHETVGALVPAALFGLAAYLYYVREAAFNAVFLWVLWGVFTLGFAYAGPATPIYEDGLDAKRTALGIVTFGLGALCFTPVPFELVMP from the coding sequence ATGGACGACAGCGAACCGCGCGCCGAGGGACCTCCACCCGAGGCGTTCGCGGGACTCTTTCGCGTCGCCGAAGTCACCGTCGACGACGGGCAACTCCGATACTACGGCGAACCACTCGTCTCGGGGGAACGACTCGAACGTCGGCTTTGGCCGGTGTTCCGTGATCGGGGCTACGAGGTCCGGCTGACGAACGAACCCCGGCGAGACCCGCTAACCGGCGTCGAGACTGGCGGCAGACGGTACGTCCTCGTCGCCACGCCGCGCTCGACCGGGATCGACGGGATACCGTGGACCAACCTCCTGTTTGCGGCGCTCACGGTGCTCTCGACGCTCGTTGCGGGCAGTCGGTGGTACGGGGCCGATCTCAGCGATCCCACGAACCTGCTGGCCGGGTGGCCGTTTGCGCTCGCGGTGCTCTCGGTACTCGGGGTTCACGAACTCGGTCACTACGCACTGAGCCGGTATCACGGCGTCGACGCGAGTCTGCCCTACTTCATCCCGCTGCCGAACGTGATCGGAACGATGGGTGCGGTGATCCGGATGCGCGGCCGAATGCCCGACCGGAAGAGTCTGTTCGATATCGGGGTCGCTGGGCCGCTCGCCGGCCTGGTTGCGACCTGTGTCGTCACGGTCGTCGGGCTGTATCTCGACCCGGTTCCCGAACCGGCGATCCCGATCACGTTCAACTACCCACCGCTGGTCCAGATACTCGCCGATCTCACCGGGCAGCCACTCACGTATTCGGGCGGCGAAGTCGTCAATCCCGTGGTGTTCGCGGGCTGGGTCGGGATGTTCGTCACCTTCCTCAACCTGATCCCGGTTGGTCAGCTCGACGGCGGCCACCTCGTGCGCGCGATGGTCGGCAAGCGCCACGAGACCGTCGGCGCGCTGGTGCCGGCTGCGCTGTTCGGGCTCGCTGCCTATCTCTACTACGTCCGCGAGGCCGCGTTCAACGCCGTCTTCCTCTGGGTGCTCTGGGGCGTGTTCACCCTCGGCTTTGCGTACGCCGGCCCCGCGACCCCGATCTACGAGGACGGACTCGACGCGAAACGGACCGCACTCGGCATCGTCACGTTCGGCCTCGGCGCGCTCTGTTTCACGCCGGTGCCGTTCGAACTCGTCATGCCGTGA
- a CDS encoding DUF4177 domain-containing protein, whose protein sequence is MVGNRPVKWEYKTLEPPKGLTKRETIDPSDQLNELGEEGWELTATIDYDKGGTKLLLLKRPVYDE, encoded by the coding sequence ATGGTCGGCAATCGGCCGGTGAAGTGGGAGTACAAGACGCTCGAACCACCGAAGGGGTTGACCAAGCGCGAGACGATCGACCCGAGCGACCAGCTCAACGAACTCGGCGAGGAGGGCTGGGAGCTCACGGCGACGATCGACTACGACAAAGGTGGCACGAAGCTGCTACTGCTCAAACGGCCTGTGTACGATGAGTGA
- a CDS encoding HVO_0234 family beta-propeller protein translates to MSSIDEKRVYGPDSEEVALFVASETGLARVAVVGARIGEIELVDRATAHDLAVHDGRIAVATDEDVVLGTDEDAESTGFGRAAAIGSDGTLLAAAPDGTVARRIDGEWTPVSTVTEPQAIDGELVAAADGVYRCSNTDCQHVGLDAASDVAAAGTPHATTADGLYRLGNGWLPVLDGMFSMMSTDRGTAEPGAIGRAHAATDETLYRHADGEWTTVDDVDREVVDVAYGGAESESEGGVYAVTADGTLLSETDDGWRDHPLGLRGVRALVARPDRKSR, encoded by the coding sequence ATGAGCAGCATCGACGAGAAGCGGGTGTACGGGCCGGACAGTGAGGAGGTGGCGCTGTTCGTCGCGAGCGAGACGGGCCTCGCTCGCGTCGCAGTCGTCGGCGCACGGATCGGTGAGATCGAACTCGTCGACCGTGCCACGGCCCACGATCTCGCGGTCCACGACGGTCGGATCGCGGTGGCCACCGACGAGGACGTGGTCCTTGGCACCGACGAAGACGCCGAATCGACCGGTTTCGGTCGGGCAGCAGCTATCGGCTCGGACGGAACGCTCCTCGCCGCCGCTCCCGACGGAACCGTAGCGCGCCGCATCGACGGCGAATGGACACCGGTTAGCACCGTCACGGAGCCGCAGGCGATCGATGGTGAGCTCGTGGCGGCCGCCGATGGCGTCTATCGGTGTTCCAACACCGACTGCCAGCACGTCGGACTCGATGCCGCCAGCGACGTCGCCGCCGCGGGAACGCCCCACGCGACGACCGCCGACGGCCTCTATCGACTCGGTAACGGCTGGCTGCCAGTTCTCGATGGGATGTTTTCGATGATGAGCACGGATCGCGGGACGGCCGAGCCGGGGGCGATCGGCCGGGCACACGCAGCAACCGATGAAACGCTGTATCGCCACGCCGATGGCGAATGGACGACTGTGGATGACGTCGATCGGGAGGTTGTCGATGTCGCATACGGCGGAGCAGAATCGGAATCCGAAGGTGGTGTTTACGCCGTCACAGCGGACGGAACGTTGCTCTCGGAAACCGACGACGGCTGGCGTGATCACCCGCTCGGGCTACGCGGCGTTCGGGCGCTCGTCGCACGGCCGGATCGAAAATCGCGATAG
- a CDS encoding GIDE domain-containing protein gives MSTDMIGAGLVLGLLGIGVAYQGWKKRRQHQLVTETPTTEIRSIDDEGRVELKGTVTGPADDEEGFVAPISNEDGTLLAAWEIQEWSEHGDHSEWNIMASGVHSVPFLIDDGTDSVRVAIEDRADGGTDWMPSDRGLASEGTAVDGVVCEFEEFPSVTIDAESEPPQHIREFVEGETSVSEQTGSITNLIDVGNAHGDRRYHEQTLRKGNDTYVLGHVRANEGATMPLHPEDVVVTPDEGEKFIISDQTEAELTDDLGGTYRFFLAGGVVFILVAVGLVVAGATPIL, from the coding sequence ATGAGTACGGACATGATCGGCGCTGGCCTCGTGCTGGGGCTGCTCGGTATCGGAGTGGCGTACCAGGGCTGGAAGAAACGCAGGCAACATCAGTTGGTTACCGAAACCCCCACTACGGAGATCAGGAGCATCGACGACGAGGGCCGGGTCGAACTGAAAGGTACTGTGACCGGACCAGCGGACGACGAGGAGGGATTCGTCGCACCGATCAGTAACGAAGACGGCACGCTCCTCGCCGCGTGGGAGATACAGGAGTGGTCGGAGCACGGGGATCACAGCGAGTGGAACATCATGGCATCAGGAGTTCACTCCGTCCCGTTTCTGATCGACGACGGTACGGACAGCGTTCGAGTGGCGATCGAAGACCGTGCGGACGGCGGAACCGATTGGATGCCATCGGATCGGGGTCTCGCGAGCGAGGGAACTGCCGTCGACGGAGTGGTGTGTGAGTTCGAAGAGTTTCCCTCGGTCACAATCGACGCCGAATCCGAACCACCCCAGCACATCCGTGAGTTCGTCGAGGGCGAAACGAGCGTCTCGGAGCAGACGGGCTCGATCACGAACCTCATCGATGTCGGCAACGCACACGGCGACCGGCGCTACCACGAGCAGACACTGCGGAAGGGCAACGATACCTACGTGCTCGGTCACGTACGGGCCAACGAGGGTGCCACGATGCCGCTCCACCCAGAGGACGTCGTCGTCACTCCCGATGAGGGGGAAAAATTCATCATTTCCGACCAGACTGAAGCCGAGCTGACCGACGACCTCGGCGGCACGTATCGCTTTTTCCTCGCTGGAGGCGTCGTCTTCATCCTCGTCGCTGTCGGCCTCGTCGTCGCCGGTGCAACACCAATTCTCTGA
- a CDS encoding DUF7123 family protein: MSTTQPTVDANAKEQRLKTYLERNAADGELYFKSKFIADEVGLSPKEIGALMCKLSDAATDLEIEKWSYTSATTWRVEPA; encoded by the coding sequence ATGAGCACGACACAGCCCACGGTCGATGCGAACGCCAAGGAACAGCGGCTGAAGACGTATCTCGAACGCAACGCTGCCGACGGCGAGCTCTACTTCAAGAGCAAGTTCATCGCGGACGAGGTGGGGCTCTCGCCGAAGGAGATCGGCGCACTGATGTGCAAGCTCAGCGACGCGGCGACCGATCTCGAGATCGAGAAGTGGTCGTACACCAGCGCGACGACGTGGCGCGTCGAGCCGGCGTAA
- the prs gene encoding ribose-phosphate diphosphokinase, with protein sequence MIVSASTSQSLASSLAAELDEPLAATEYERFPDGELCASVPEFDADSAVVVCATTTSDAHLEALQLQDAVREAGAREVTTILPYMGYARQDSAFAAGHPVSARAVARALSTGTDRVLTVNPHEESVSGFFEVPCETVDAAGQLAAPLPDLDNPVFLAPDAGARELATTVRDAHGEGSVDYFEKTRHSATEVEIEPHATDVGGRDAVLVDDIVATGSTMATAVSHLRDRDAARAFVTCVHPVLAGTARTRLARAGVEAVYGTDTIERAESNVSVAPAIADVLSK encoded by the coding sequence ATGATCGTTAGCGCCTCGACGTCCCAATCGCTCGCGAGTTCGCTCGCCGCCGAACTCGACGAGCCGCTCGCGGCCACCGAGTACGAGCGATTTCCCGACGGCGAGCTCTGTGCCTCGGTCCCGGAGTTCGACGCCGACAGCGCCGTCGTGGTCTGTGCAACCACTACGAGCGACGCCCATCTCGAAGCCCTCCAGCTCCAGGACGCGGTCCGCGAGGCGGGCGCTCGCGAGGTCACGACGATACTCCCGTACATGGGGTACGCCCGCCAGGACAGCGCGTTCGCGGCGGGCCACCCCGTCTCGGCTCGTGCGGTCGCCCGCGCCCTGAGTACGGGAACTGACCGCGTACTCACCGTGAATCCCCACGAGGAGAGCGTCAGCGGGTTCTTCGAGGTGCCCTGTGAAACCGTCGACGCCGCCGGCCAGCTCGCGGCTCCCCTGCCCGATCTCGACAATCCTGTGTTCCTCGCCCCCGACGCCGGTGCGCGTGAACTCGCGACGACCGTTCGCGACGCACACGGCGAGGGCTCGGTGGATTACTTCGAGAAGACGCGCCACAGCGCCACCGAAGTCGAAATCGAACCCCACGCGACCGACGTCGGCGGCCGCGACGCGGTGCTCGTCGACGACATCGTGGCCACCGGCTCGACGATGGCGACCGCTGTTTCCCATCTCCGCGACCGCGATGCGGCCCGCGCGTTCGTTACCTGCGTCCACCCGGTGCTCGCGGGCACCGCTCGAACTCGCCTCGCCCGCGCGGGCGTCGAAGCCGTCTACGGAACCGATACGATCGAGCGCGCCGAGAGCAACGTGAGCGTCGCGCCCGCGATCGCCGACGTACTTTCGAAATAG
- the ileS gene encoding isoleucine--tRNA ligase produces MSRFEDVADRYDPDAVEERVFDHWDETDAYQQTKDHRADEEPFFFVDGPPYTSGAAHLGTTWNKTLKDAYIRYHRMCGYDVTDRPGFDMHGLPIETRVEENLGFENKKDIEAFGMEPFIEECKSYAEAQLEGLQSDFESFGVWMDWENPYKTVSPVYMEAAWWGFAQAADRSLVEQGKRSITQCPRCETAIAKNEVEYHEVEDPSIYVQFPLREREGNLVIWTTTPWTVPANAFVAVDEDVTYQQVRAERDGESEVLYLAADVVEEVLKKGRYEDYEVLDEFDGSEMLGWEYDHPLAEEVPDHADGDGAGQVYHADYVEVDRTGLVHSAPGHGQEDFERGQELGLDVFCPVEGDGVYTDEAGKYAGEFVRDANDGIIADLDEKGLLLAEETYVHDYGQCWRCDTDIVFLATDQWFITVTDIKEELLANIEDSEWHPPEARDERFRNFVEDSPDWNVSRQRYWGIPVPIWTPEGDEDRLENGTTDDGSTVDAEEMVVVGTREELAERVDQDVDPDTIDLHRPTVDDLTITEDGTTYTRVPDVFDVWLDSSVASWGTLDYPGETEAFDELWPADLIMEAHDQTRGWFWSQLGMGTAALGEVPYEEVLMHGYANMPDGRGMSKSKGITIEPGEIVERHGADAMRLFLLSVTPQGDDMRFSWDETEEMERTLNILWNVFRFPLPYMRLDGFDPQETTLDDVENALEREDRWVLSRLQTVEAEMADAWADFRQDRALDALLDFVVEDVSRFYVQGVRERMWEESDSDSKRAAYATFYRVLEEVVALLAPYAPFVAEEIYGTLTGDSGFDTVHMCDWPEPDAALRDPDLERAVAVARAVEEAGSAARQQAERKLRWPVTRVVVDAESEAVASAVDDQRDLVADRLNARRVELIDPDDRWDELAYSGEADMSLLGPEFGDRAGEVMTALNEARVEEPTLAALEAAVEDRTGESVDLSEEMVTIVTETPDAVAAAGFGEEGGGTVYVDTALTEDIESEGYARDVVRRVQEMRKELDLDLEERIRVEFAVADDRIGDLVREHEALIAEEVRADEFGAVEDGHRREWDVEDTTVEIAIEPLAGARA; encoded by the coding sequence ATGAGCAGGTTCGAGGACGTCGCGGATCGATACGATCCCGACGCGGTCGAGGAGCGGGTGTTCGACCACTGGGACGAAACCGACGCCTACCAGCAGACGAAAGACCACCGCGCGGACGAGGAGCCGTTTTTCTTCGTCGATGGCCCCCCCTACACTTCGGGTGCAGCTCATCTCGGCACGACGTGGAACAAGACGCTGAAGGACGCCTACATTCGGTATCACCGGATGTGTGGCTACGACGTGACCGACCGTCCCGGCTTCGACATGCACGGGCTCCCGATCGAGACTCGGGTCGAGGAGAACCTCGGGTTCGAGAACAAGAAGGACATCGAGGCGTTCGGGATGGAGCCGTTCATCGAGGAGTGCAAATCGTACGCCGAGGCCCAGTTAGAGGGGCTCCAGTCGGACTTCGAGTCGTTCGGCGTTTGGATGGACTGGGAGAACCCCTACAAAACCGTCTCACCGGTGTATATGGAGGCGGCGTGGTGGGGGTTCGCCCAGGCCGCAGACCGGAGCCTCGTTGAGCAGGGGAAGCGTTCGATCACCCAGTGTCCGCGGTGCGAGACTGCGATCGCCAAAAACGAGGTCGAGTACCACGAAGTCGAGGACCCCTCGATCTACGTGCAGTTCCCGCTCCGCGAGCGAGAGGGGAATCTCGTCATCTGGACCACGACGCCGTGGACGGTGCCCGCGAACGCGTTCGTCGCGGTCGACGAGGACGTGACCTACCAGCAGGTTCGTGCCGAAAGAGACGGCGAGAGCGAGGTGCTCTACCTCGCGGCCGACGTGGTCGAGGAGGTCCTGAAGAAGGGCCGGTACGAGGACTACGAGGTACTCGACGAGTTCGACGGGAGCGAGATGCTCGGCTGGGAGTACGACCATCCGCTGGCCGAGGAAGTACCCGACCACGCCGATGGTGACGGTGCGGGACAGGTGTACCACGCCGACTATGTCGAGGTCGACAGGACGGGGCTCGTCCACTCCGCACCCGGTCACGGTCAGGAGGACTTCGAGCGGGGCCAGGAACTCGGCCTCGACGTGTTCTGTCCCGTCGAGGGCGACGGCGTCTACACCGACGAGGCTGGAAAGTACGCCGGCGAGTTCGTCCGCGACGCCAACGACGGGATCATCGCGGACCTCGACGAGAAGGGACTGCTGCTCGCCGAGGAAACCTACGTCCACGACTACGGCCAGTGCTGGCGATGCGACACGGACATCGTCTTCCTCGCCACCGATCAGTGGTTCATCACGGTCACCGACATCAAAGAGGAACTGCTCGCCAACATCGAGGACAGCGAGTGGCATCCTCCGGAAGCGCGCGACGAGCGCTTCCGGAACTTCGTCGAGGACTCGCCCGACTGGAACGTCTCCCGGCAGCGCTACTGGGGCATCCCCGTCCCGATCTGGACGCCTGAAGGTGACGAGGACCGCTTGGAGAACGGAACGACCGACGACGGATCGACTGTCGACGCCGAGGAGATGGTCGTCGTCGGCACACGAGAGGAACTCGCCGAGCGGGTCGACCAGGACGTCGATCCCGACACGATCGATCTCCATCGGCCGACGGTCGACGACCTGACCATCACCGAGGACGGCACTACGTACACCCGGGTCCCGGACGTGTTCGACGTCTGGCTCGACTCGTCGGTGGCGTCGTGGGGAACCCTCGACTATCCGGGCGAGACGGAGGCGTTCGATGAACTCTGGCCCGCCGATCTCATCATGGAGGCCCACGACCAGACCCGCGGCTGGTTCTGGTCACAGTTGGGAATGGGCACCGCAGCGCTCGGCGAAGTTCCGTACGAGGAGGTGCTGATGCACGGCTACGCCAACATGCCCGACGGGCGAGGCATGTCGAAGTCGAAGGGTATCACGATCGAGCCCGGCGAGATCGTCGAGCGCCACGGGGCCGACGCGATGCGGTTATTCCTCTTGTCGGTCACGCCACAGGGCGACGACATGCGCTTCTCGTGGGACGAGACCGAGGAGATGGAGCGCACGCTCAACATCCTCTGGAACGTCTTCCGGTTCCCGCTGCCGTACATGCGCCTCGACGGGTTCGATCCCCAGGAGACGACTCTTGACGATGTCGAGAACGCCCTCGAACGCGAGGATCGGTGGGTGCTCTCGCGGCTCCAGACCGTGGAGGCAGAGATGGCCGACGCGTGGGCTGACTTCCGCCAGGACCGCGCGCTCGACGCTCTCCTCGATTTCGTCGTCGAGGACGTCTCCCGGTTCTACGTCCAGGGCGTCCGCGAGCGGATGTGGGAGGAATCGGATAGCGACTCGAAGCGCGCGGCGTACGCCACGTTCTACCGGGTACTGGAAGAGGTAGTCGCGCTGCTCGCGCCGTACGCGCCGTTCGTCGCGGAAGAGATCTACGGTACGCTCACCGGTGATTCGGGTTTCGACACCGTCCACATGTGTGACTGGCCCGAACCCGACGCGGCGCTCCGCGACCCCGATCTCGAACGCGCGGTGGCGGTCGCGCGCGCGGTCGAGGAGGCCGGTTCGGCCGCCCGCCAGCAGGCCGAACGCAAGCTCCGGTGGCCCGTCACGCGCGTCGTGGTCGACGCCGAGAGCGAGGCGGTCGCGAGCGCGGTCGACGACCAGCGCGACCTCGTCGCCGACCGGCTGAACGCTCGCCGCGTCGAGCTGATCGACCCCGACGACCGGTGGGACGAGCTCGCCTACAGCGGCGAGGCCGACATGAGCTTACTTGGCCCGGAATTCGGCGATCGCGCGGGTGAGGTGATGACTGCACTCAACGAAGCTCGGGTCGAGGAGCCGACGCTCGCGGCGCTCGAAGCCGCCGTCGAGGACCGTACCGGCGAGTCGGTCGATCTCTCCGAGGAGATGGTGACGATCGTGACCGAGACGCCCGACGCGGTCGCCGCAGCCGGATTCGGCGAAGAAGGTGGCGGCACAGTCTACGTCGATACCGCCCTGACCGAGGACATCGAGAGCGAGGGCTACGCCCGCGATGTAGTCCGTCGTGTCCAGGAGATGCGCAAGGAGCTCGATCTCGATCTCGAAGAACGGATCCGAGTCGAGTTCGCCGTCGCGGACGACCGGATCGGCGATCTCGTCCGCGAGCACGAGGCCCTGATCGCCGAGGAGGTCCGCGCCGACGAGTTCGGGGCCGTCGAGGACGGCCACCGACGCGAGTGGGATGTCGAGGACACCACGGTGGAGATCGCCATCGAGCCGCTCGCCGGCGCGCGAGCGTAG
- a CDS encoding DUF4177 domain-containing protein, which yields MSSHRSASTDTLWEYETLRPPRGETRKESEDPKAEMNELAAEGWRLVETIDYTGGGTKYLVFERPARSDEDDATDEDSS from the coding sequence GTGAGCTCTCATCGATCCGCGTCGACCGATACGCTGTGGGAGTACGAAACCCTTCGACCGCCGAGGGGCGAGACCAGAAAGGAGTCAGAGGACCCGAAGGCAGAAATGAATGAACTCGCTGCCGAAGGTTGGCGACTCGTCGAAACCATCGACTACACTGGCGGTGGAACCAAGTATCTCGTCTTCGAGCGGCCTGCTCGGTCGGACGAAGACGATGCTACGGACGAGGATTCGTCGTGA